In candidate division KSB1 bacterium, one DNA window encodes the following:
- the plsY gene encoding glycerol-3-phosphate 1-O-acyltransferase PlsY codes for MLSFLLVLFAAYLAGSFPTAILVGRLLRGSDFDIRNEGSGNAGGTNVFRVLGWQAGLAVMLVDVFKGFAATHWISRWQPLGTPHIDATVLPIVAGVAAVLGHIWTVFAGFRGGKGVGTAAGMILALYPLAALVCLVIFIVVVYATRYVSLGSMLAAVSLPVVLLLVQKFTRQEIPEAHFQFSLALAFLIVFTHRKNIQRLLAGTENRLGGRKPAAQTGGRAR; via the coding sequence ATGCTGTCATTCCTGCTGGTGTTGTTCGCCGCGTATCTGGCCGGCTCGTTTCCCACTGCGATTCTGGTTGGCAGGCTCCTGCGCGGCAGCGATTTCGACATTCGCAATGAAGGCAGCGGCAATGCCGGCGGCACCAATGTCTTTCGTGTGCTCGGCTGGCAGGCCGGGCTGGCGGTGATGCTGGTTGATGTGTTCAAGGGCTTTGCCGCGACCCACTGGATTTCACGCTGGCAGCCGTTGGGCACGCCGCACATCGATGCCACCGTGCTGCCGATCGTGGCCGGCGTGGCTGCCGTGCTGGGCCACATCTGGACGGTGTTTGCCGGCTTTCGCGGCGGCAAAGGCGTGGGCACCGCCGCCGGCATGATTCTGGCGCTCTATCCGCTCGCCGCCCTGGTGTGCCTGGTGATTTTCATCGTAGTGGTGTATGCCACCCGCTATGTTTCCCTGGGCTCGATGCTGGCAGCGGTGAGCCTGCCGGTGGTGTTGCTGCTGGTGCAAAAGTTCACGCGCCAGGAGATTCCCGAAGCGCATTTTCAATTCAGCCTCGCGCTCGCCTTTCTCATCGTTTTCACCCACCGCAAGAACATTCAGCGCCTGCTCGCAGGCACGGAAAATCGCCTGGGCGGCAGGAAGCCGGCGGCCCAAACCGGGGGCCGGGCGCGGTGA
- a CDS encoding DegV family EDD domain-containing protein — protein sequence MPITYLDGPRLKDSVIAGAQRLIQMQEQLNHINVFPVPDGDTGTNMALTMRSVAEGALNCKEQSVHAVSLALADSALMGARGNSGAILAQFFQGLSEGFSGKTRADLGMFAAAVKTAARLSREAIAEPREGTILTVIHDWAQHIHDTWQRVTDFPTLLRESLQAATESLHRTPEKLKVLAKAGVVDAGAQGFVHLLEGILQFVQSGKIERLARGILTFGNARARVEEQPEQITFQYCTQAYIVGQNIDRQALREQLRPLGDSMIVAGSSERVRIHIHSNEPEQVFAVARAYGELVNCRQDDMRSQHSRAHHDPAAQTVAVITDSACDLPGEDFIRYNIHMVPVALAFGSKTYIDKVTITDRDFYELLATSPVHPTTSQPAPGDFKQVYLQAAQYHREAVAIILTGALSGTLQAAQRAAQAVHQDINIRVIDSKNVCIAQGLIVKEAAIAAENGMMLADLEKRVQWAVQNVRLFFTVETMDYLVRGGRVSRWRGGLAGLLKIRPIITITPEGRPQMVARAFRRSQSHRKLIAIATQAAAGKRNLRVMVAHANAPEAAASLAGQLRRQLELAEVPITSVSPALGVHAGPGAVAIAVLGE from the coding sequence ATGCCCATTACCTACCTCGATGGCCCGCGACTGAAAGACTCGGTGATTGCCGGAGCGCAACGCCTGATTCAAATGCAGGAGCAGCTCAATCACATCAACGTGTTTCCCGTCCCGGATGGCGACACCGGCACCAACATGGCCCTGACCATGCGCAGCGTGGCGGAGGGCGCGCTCAACTGCAAGGAACAATCGGTGCATGCAGTAAGTCTGGCGCTGGCAGATTCGGCGCTGATGGGCGCGCGCGGCAACTCAGGCGCCATTCTCGCGCAATTTTTCCAGGGCCTCTCCGAGGGTTTTTCCGGCAAGACGCGCGCCGACCTGGGCATGTTTGCCGCCGCTGTGAAAACCGCCGCCCGCCTGTCGCGCGAAGCCATCGCCGAGCCGCGCGAGGGCACCATTCTCACTGTGATCCACGACTGGGCACAACACATTCATGACACCTGGCAGCGCGTCACGGATTTCCCCACCCTGCTGCGTGAATCCCTGCAAGCCGCCACCGAATCCCTGCACCGCACCCCGGAGAAACTCAAAGTGCTGGCGAAAGCCGGCGTGGTGGATGCCGGTGCCCAGGGTTTCGTGCACCTGCTGGAAGGCATCCTGCAATTCGTGCAATCGGGCAAAATCGAACGCCTGGCGCGGGGCATCCTGACGTTTGGCAACGCCAGGGCGCGGGTCGAAGAGCAGCCGGAGCAAATCACCTTCCAATATTGCACCCAGGCTTACATCGTCGGCCAGAACATCGACCGCCAGGCCCTGCGCGAGCAACTGCGGCCGCTGGGCGATTCCATGATCGTCGCAGGTTCGAGCGAGCGCGTGCGCATTCATATTCACAGCAATGAGCCCGAGCAGGTCTTCGCGGTGGCGCGCGCATACGGCGAGCTGGTCAATTGCAGGCAGGACGACATGCGCAGCCAGCACTCACGTGCGCATCACGATCCTGCCGCGCAAACGGTGGCGGTGATCACCGATTCCGCCTGCGACCTGCCCGGCGAAGATTTCATTCGCTACAACATCCACATGGTGCCGGTCGCACTCGCCTTCGGCAGCAAAACCTACATCGACAAGGTGACCATCACCGACCGTGATTTTTACGAGCTGCTCGCCACCTCCCCGGTGCATCCCACCACCTCGCAGCCTGCGCCCGGGGATTTCAAACAAGTCTACCTGCAGGCGGCGCAATATCACCGCGAAGCCGTGGCCATCATTCTCACCGGCGCGTTGAGCGGCACCCTGCAGGCGGCGCAGCGGGCCGCACAGGCGGTGCACCAGGACATCAACATTCGCGTGATCGATTCCAAAAATGTATGCATCGCCCAGGGCCTGATCGTCAAAGAGGCCGCCATCGCCGCAGAAAATGGCATGATGCTGGCTGATCTCGAAAAACGGGTGCAGTGGGCGGTGCAAAATGTCAGACTGTTCTTCACGGTCGAAACCATGGACTATCTCGTGCGCGGTGGCCGCGTATCGCGCTGGCGCGGCGGGCTGGCCGGTTTGTTGAAAATCCGGCCGATCATCACGATCACCCCCGAGGGCCGGCCGCAGATGGTGGCCAGGGCCTTCCGTCGCAGCCAGTCGCACCGCAAGTTGATCGCGATCGCCACCCAGGCCGCCGCCGGCAAGCGCAACCTGCGCGTGATGGTGGCACATGCCAATGCCCCTGAAGCCGCGGCCTCTCTGGCGGGACAATTGCGCAGACAATTGGAACTTGCCGAGGTTCCGATTACCAGTGTGTCGCCGGCGCTGGGGGTGCATGCCGGCCCCGGCGCGGTGGCCATTGCTGTTTTGGGGGAATGA
- the rpe gene encoding ribulose-phosphate 3-epimerase, which produces MILLAPSILSADFSRLREAIQQVENAGADWLHCDIMDGHFVPNLTFGPLVVAAARRCSSLPLDVHLMIAHPEKYLTAFREAGADRLTVHVETCPHLHRVVQQIRQTGAAAGVALNPATPLTLVEEILGDIDLLLVMTVNPGFGGQAFLHSTLPKLQRAHEMIRSTGRTILLEADGGIDVETVAATVRAGADVLVAGAAIFGATDPAAACAQLKHAALAARPDTVHP; this is translated from the coding sequence ATGATTCTGCTAGCTCCCTCCATTCTGTCAGCGGATTTTTCGCGGTTGCGCGAGGCCATTCAGCAGGTCGAAAACGCCGGCGCCGACTGGCTTCACTGTGACATCATGGATGGTCACTTCGTGCCGAACCTCACCTTCGGCCCGCTGGTCGTGGCCGCGGCGCGGCGCTGCAGCTCTCTGCCGCTCGATGTGCACCTGATGATCGCGCATCCGGAAAAATACCTCACGGCGTTCCGCGAGGCCGGCGCCGACCGTCTCACGGTGCATGTGGAGACCTGTCCGCATTTGCATCGCGTGGTGCAGCAGATTCGCCAGACCGGCGCAGCGGCCGGTGTGGCGCTCAATCCCGCCACGCCCCTGACGCTGGTTGAAGAAATTCTGGGCGACATCGATTTGCTGCTCGTCATGACCGTCAATCCCGGTTTCGGCGGGCAGGCATTCCTGCACAGCACGCTGCCCAAGCTGCAGCGGGCCCATGAGATGATTCGATCGACCGGACGCACGATTCTGCTCGAAGCCGATGGCGGCATTGATGTGGAAACTGTTGCTGCGACCGTGCGTGCCGGTGCCGACGTTTTGGTGGCAGGCGCCGCCATTTTTGGCGCCACCGATCCCGCCGCTGCCTGCGCGCAACTCAAGCACGCCGCCCTGGCCGCCCGGCCCGATACGGTGCATCCTTGA
- a CDS encoding PASTA domain-containing protein: MNKVFNPQGSPPLRFWRRGLIAVLNNRFFALLTGVFALILALGLLLDWIAMPLYTRHGQQVEIPNITRMRYEDAKAALENAGFAIIKEEERFSDELPFGYVLEQSPAPGAKVKYGRRVHVVTSRGEKRIQVPELVGRSQREAELLLNQARLALGSVNYDYSNIHPEGVISWQSVPPRAEVAMNTKVNITLSVGPEPEAFVVPQLEGRTLQDAVLKIQQAGLRLGQLTYTIVPDLLPETVIRQSLQANTIVEKGATIDLEVSALPDRND; this comes from the coding sequence ATGAACAAGGTGTTTAATCCCCAAGGCTCCCCACCTTTGCGTTTCTGGCGGCGCGGCCTGATCGCCGTGCTGAACAATCGCTTCTTCGCCCTGCTGACCGGTGTGTTCGCCCTGATACTGGCATTGGGCCTGCTGCTGGACTGGATTGCGATGCCGCTCTACACCCGTCACGGCCAGCAAGTGGAAATACCCAACATCACCAGGATGCGCTACGAAGACGCCAAGGCCGCGCTGGAAAATGCCGGCTTTGCCATCATCAAAGAGGAAGAACGCTTCAGTGATGAATTGCCCTTCGGGTACGTGCTCGAACAAAGCCCGGCACCCGGCGCCAAAGTGAAATACGGCCGGCGCGTGCACGTCGTCACCAGCCGTGGCGAGAAGCGCATTCAAGTGCCGGAGCTGGTCGGCCGTTCCCAGCGCGAAGCCGAGTTGCTGCTCAACCAGGCGCGCCTGGCGCTGGGTTCGGTGAACTATGACTATTCCAATATCCATCCCGAAGGTGTGATAAGCTGGCAGTCGGTGCCGCCGCGCGCCGAGGTGGCGATGAACACCAAAGTCAACATCACGCTGAGCGTCGGGCCCGAGCCGGAGGCGTTCGTGGTGCCGCAGCTCGAGGGCCGCACGTTGCAGGATGCCGTGCTCAAAATCCAGCAGGCCGGCCTGCGCCTCGGCCAGCTCACCTACACCATCGTGCCGGATTTGCTGCCCGAAACCGTGATCCGGCAGTCGCTGCAGGCCAATACCATCGTCGAAAAGGGCGCCACCATCGATTTGGAAGTCAGCGCCCTGCCGGATCGCAATGATTGA
- the rsmB gene encoding 16S rRNA (cytosine(967)-C(5))-methyltransferase RsmB, with amino-acid sequence MTDLSTAATPAAPARPTAARRLACRILTEAETGSAYLDQVLEKHLGRSRLPEPDKALVTAIANGVTRWRRRLDAELARHFQKNFAGARPLLKNILRSALFQLRYFDRVPSYAVVHEAVELTRAHFGEPLARLCNAVLRNALRAPMRWPDPEILLQANDLGQLAQALSYPEWLLQRWRERHGDAGMLALAQANNEIPKLTIRVVQPARHTQAVLAELAAAGASLQEIAGLPHFYQMPPLHHLANLETFKAGAFVVQDGSAGLVAHLAAPARGGMIVDLCAAPGGKALHLAELAPQARVIAVDQSPKRLRLLAEAAQRVHCKIDMIAADARTFSGVAADLVLVDAPCSGLGVLAKRSDLRWRRRPEDIPALVQLQQEILRNAATLVTPGGRLIYSTCTTEPAENEEMVAWFLATHPAFVLQPAQQFVDDRFCDPQGFVRTLPHRHGLDGSFAAHLLKLS; translated from the coding sequence ATGACCGACCTGTCAACTGCTGCGACGCCTGCCGCGCCGGCGCGGCCAACGGCAGCACGCCGGCTGGCTTGTCGCATTCTCACCGAGGCGGAAACCGGCAGCGCCTATCTCGACCAGGTTTTGGAAAAGCATCTCGGCCGCAGCCGTCTGCCGGAGCCCGACAAGGCGTTGGTCACGGCGATTGCCAACGGGGTGACCCGCTGGCGCCGCCGCCTGGATGCCGAGCTGGCCCGCCATTTTCAAAAAAATTTTGCCGGCGCGCGGCCGTTGTTGAAGAACATCCTGCGCAGCGCATTGTTCCAGCTTCGTTATTTCGATCGTGTACCCTCCTATGCCGTGGTGCATGAAGCGGTGGAGCTGACGCGCGCGCATTTTGGCGAACCTCTGGCGCGGCTGTGCAACGCGGTCCTGCGCAATGCCCTGCGCGCGCCCATGCGCTGGCCGGACCCCGAGATCCTGCTGCAGGCCAATGATCTCGGGCAACTGGCGCAGGCGCTGAGCTATCCCGAGTGGTTGTTGCAACGCTGGCGGGAGCGCCATGGCGATGCCGGGATGCTGGCACTGGCACAGGCGAACAACGAGATCCCGAAGTTGACGATTCGCGTGGTGCAGCCGGCGCGCCACACGCAAGCCGTGCTCGCCGAACTGGCCGCCGCCGGCGCAAGCTTGCAGGAAATTGCCGGGCTGCCGCATTTCTACCAAATGCCGCCCCTGCATCATCTCGCCAATCTGGAAACTTTCAAAGCCGGTGCTTTTGTGGTGCAAGACGGCAGCGCCGGGCTGGTCGCACATCTCGCGGCCCCGGCCAGGGGAGGGATGATTGTGGATCTTTGCGCGGCGCCCGGCGGCAAGGCCCTGCATCTCGCCGAGCTGGCCCCGCAGGCCCGGGTGATTGCCGTCGATCAAAGCCCAAAACGCTTGCGCCTGCTGGCGGAAGCCGCACAACGCGTGCACTGCAAAATCGACATGATCGCGGCTGATGCCCGCACGTTTTCGGGCGTCGCCGCGGATCTGGTGCTGGTGGATGCGCCCTGCTCCGGGCTGGGGGTGCTCGCCAAACGCAGCGACCTGCGCTGGCGCCGACGGCCGGAAGACATTCCCGCACTGGTGCAACTGCAGCAGGAGATTCTGCGCAATGCCGCCACGCTGGTAACACCCGGCGGACGCCTGATCTACAGCACGTGCACCACCGAACCGGCGGAGAACGAAGAGATGGTCGCGTGGTTCCTGGCCACCCATCCGGCGTTTGTGTTGCAGCCGGCGCAGCAATTCGTGGATGACCGCTTTTGCGACCCGCAGGGTTTTGTGCGAACCCTGCCGCATCGCCACGGCCTTGACGGCAGTTTCGCCGCACATCTGCTCAAGCTGAGTTGA
- the fmt gene encoding methionyl-tRNA formyltransferase, translated as MASLQELKVVFMGTPAFAVPSLEKLLEQRVPVVAVVTGEDKRAGRGQQLRPSAVKQCALAHGLTVLQPARLDDPGLVDSLQRLRADVFVVVAFRILPPQVFRIPPRGTINIHAALLPKYRGAAPMQWAIINGETETGVTTFLINENVDAGQVLLQRRTPIGPEETLGELHDRLSQLGAELLLETLQQMQQGTLVPQPQVGEATPAPKITDALAEIDWQRPAVAICNLVRGLSPVPGAFTRWQGKILKILRSRVVPARSGDLTPGSVHHVDARSGELLVATGAGVLAVTELQLAGRRAMKTAEFLLGHRLMAGEKLGRTSPP; from the coding sequence GTGGCTTCCCTGCAAGAATTGAAAGTCGTCTTCATGGGCACGCCGGCATTTGCCGTGCCGTCCCTGGAAAAATTGCTCGAACAGCGTGTGCCGGTGGTGGCGGTGGTAACCGGTGAAGACAAGCGCGCCGGCCGCGGCCAGCAGTTGCGGCCCAGCGCCGTCAAACAATGCGCACTGGCACACGGCCTGACCGTGCTGCAGCCCGCCCGACTGGATGATCCCGGCCTGGTGGACAGCCTGCAACGGCTTCGGGCCGACGTCTTTGTGGTGGTGGCGTTTCGCATCCTGCCGCCACAGGTGTTCCGCATTCCGCCGCGGGGAACCATCAATATCCACGCTGCGCTGCTGCCCAAGTATCGCGGCGCCGCGCCCATGCAATGGGCCATCATCAACGGTGAAACCGAAACCGGCGTGACGACTTTTCTGATCAACGAAAATGTCGATGCCGGCCAGGTGTTGCTGCAACGGCGCACGCCGATTGGCCCCGAAGAAACGCTGGGCGAGTTGCACGATCGTCTGTCACAGCTCGGCGCCGAGCTGCTGCTGGAGACGCTGCAACAAATGCAGCAGGGCACGCTGGTGCCGCAGCCGCAGGTGGGGGAGGCCACGCCCGCGCCCAAGATCACCGATGCACTCGCCGAGATCGACTGGCAGCGGCCGGCGGTGGCGATTTGCAACCTGGTTCGTGGTTTGAGCCCGGTGCCCGGGGCATTCACGCGCTGGCAGGGGAAAATTCTCAAGATCTTGCGCAGCCGGGTGGTGCCGGCGAGGTCCGGTGATCTCACGCCGGGCAGCGTGCACCATGTCGATGCCCGCAGCGGCGAGCTGCTGGTCGCCACCGGCGCCGGCGTGCTGGCCGTTACAGAGCTGCAACTGGCGGGCAGGCGCGCCATGAAAACTGCCGAGTTTTTGCTGGGCCATCGCCTCATGGCCGGCGAAAAACTCGGGCGGACATCCCCGCCCTGA
- the def gene encoding peptide deformylase, with the protein MAVLPIRKYGDPILRQKAVPLAVFDDRLRQLAADMIETMQAAGGIGLAANQVGCREALCVVEAGLITAGAAPRAFVNPVVAQTAGKLLTMEEGCLSIPEIEAEVERHERIRLRFADLQGNRHEEEFEGLFARVLQHEIDHLNGVFFVDRLSPLKRRMLNKKLQALAEQTRLEMASGRLAGHGPKF; encoded by the coding sequence ATGGCGGTGCTCCCCATCCGCAAATATGGTGATCCCATTCTCCGGCAAAAGGCCGTGCCACTCGCGGTTTTCGATGACCGGCTGCGGCAACTGGCGGCCGACATGATCGAGACCATGCAGGCGGCCGGCGGCATCGGCTTGGCGGCCAATCAGGTCGGCTGCCGCGAGGCGCTGTGCGTGGTCGAAGCCGGGCTGATTACCGCGGGCGCCGCCCCGCGCGCCTTCGTCAATCCCGTAGTCGCGCAGACGGCCGGCAAACTGCTCACCATGGAAGAAGGCTGCCTGAGCATTCCGGAGATCGAGGCCGAGGTGGAGCGCCACGAGCGCATCCGGCTGCGCTTCGCCGATCTGCAGGGCAACCGGCATGAGGAGGAATTCGAAGGCCTGTTTGCGCGCGTCCTGCAACATGAAATCGATCATCTCAACGGCGTTTTTTTTGTGGATCGCCTCAGTCCCTTGAAGCGCAGGATGCTCAACAAGAAATTGCAGGCGCTGGCCGAGCAAACCCGGCTGGAGATGGCATCCGGCCGTCTTGCCGGTCACGGCCCGAAATTCTAA
- the yajC gene encoding preprotein translocase subunit YajC — protein sequence MLLLTWLLQTGGQGVRNPIFDMGLMFVLFILVMYFLILRPQIKQQKEIRKMLASLQKGDEVIMSCGIYGKIVGVKEKEQTVLLQVADNVKLEVARSSIGRKLEKTESK from the coding sequence ATGTTGCTGTTGACTTGGTTGTTGCAGACTGGCGGCCAGGGCGTCCGAAATCCGATTTTCGACATGGGCTTGATGTTCGTTCTTTTCATTCTGGTGATGTATTTTTTGATTCTGCGGCCGCAAATCAAGCAACAAAAGGAAATCCGCAAGATGCTTGCCAGCCTGCAGAAAGGCGATGAGGTGATCATGTCGTGCGGCATCTACGGCAAGATCGTGGGGGTGAAGGAGAAGGAGCAGACCGTGTTGCTGCAGGTGGCAGACAACGTCAAGCTCGAGGTGGCGCGCAGCAGCATCGGCCGCAAGCTGGAAAAAACGGAGTCGAAGTAA
- the tgt gene encoding tRNA guanosine(34) transglycosylase Tgt: protein MTLQVFSFTVLQRDKTTRARCGRLVTAHGEIQTPVFMPVGTQGTVKTLSPSEIHEVGSQIILGNTYHLYLRPGEALLRRAGGLHRFAQWPWPILTDSGGYQVFSLAALRKIHDNGVRFQSHLDGSPHEFTPESVIRTQLALGSDIMMVLDECAPYPAEYGYLAKSLALTTRWAERCLAAWRAAEPLYGHEQALFAITQGGTHADLRRRSTEELLALDFPGYAVGGLAVGEPKAAMLEMLDLSTTLLPPEKPRYLMGVGKPEDIVNAVALGIDMFDCVIPTRSGRRGQVFTAQGPLNLNNARFKDDFSPIEAACDCYACRTHTRAYLRHLFQAQEILAMRLASLHNLRFYHRLLAAMRAAIAAGTFAEFKQDFFNRYCASPQT from the coding sequence ATGACGTTGCAGGTGTTCTCGTTTACCGTGCTGCAGCGGGACAAAACCACACGCGCACGCTGCGGCCGCCTGGTCACCGCGCACGGCGAGATTCAGACACCGGTGTTCATGCCGGTGGGCACGCAGGGCACGGTCAAGACGCTCAGCCCCAGCGAGATTCACGAAGTCGGCAGCCAGATCATTCTTGGCAACACCTATCATCTTTACCTGCGTCCGGGCGAGGCATTGCTGCGGCGCGCCGGCGGCCTGCACCGCTTTGCGCAATGGCCCTGGCCGATTCTCACGGACAGCGGCGGTTATCAAGTTTTCAGCCTGGCGGCTTTGCGCAAGATTCACGACAACGGCGTGCGCTTTCAATCACATCTGGACGGCTCGCCTCATGAATTCACGCCCGAAAGCGTCATCCGCACGCAGCTTGCACTCGGTTCGGACATCATGATGGTGCTGGATGAATGCGCGCCCTATCCGGCGGAATACGGCTATCTGGCGAAATCCCTGGCGCTGACCACGCGCTGGGCGGAACGCTGCCTGGCCGCCTGGCGCGCGGCGGAGCCGCTCTACGGCCATGAGCAGGCCCTGTTTGCGATCACCCAGGGCGGCACCCATGCCGATCTGCGGCGGCGCAGCACCGAGGAGTTGCTGGCGCTGGATTTTCCCGGCTATGCCGTGGGCGGCCTGGCGGTGGGCGAGCCCAAAGCCGCGATGCTGGAAATGCTCGACCTCTCCACCACGCTGCTGCCGCCGGAAAAACCGCGCTATCTCATGGGCGTGGGCAAACCGGAGGACATTGTGAATGCCGTGGCGCTGGGCATCGACATGTTCGATTGCGTCATCCCCACGCGCAGCGGCCGGCGCGGCCAGGTGTTTACCGCACAGGGGCCGCTGAATCTCAACAACGCACGGTTCAAGGACGATTTTTCGCCGATCGAAGCGGCGTGTGATTGTTACGCCTGCCGCACGCATACACGCGCCTATTTGCGCCATCTCTTTCAGGCGCAGGAGATTCTCGCCATGCGGCTGGCGAGCCTGCACAATTTGCGCTTTTATCACCGCCTGCTGGCGGCGATGCGTGCCGCCATTGCGGCCGGGACCTTTGCCGAATTCAAACAGGACTTCTTCAATCGCTATTGCGCGTCACCACAGACTTGA
- the radA gene encoding DNA repair protein RadA: MTRPKKESRQYVCQNCGHQSLRWLGRCPVCGEWNTLVEERVPAPAQRGARPAAGGRNRPLPLREISQDDPGRILCHSNELNRVLGGGLVPGSLVLFGGDPGIGKSTLLLQEAAALACENFRVLYVTGEESARQTKMRAQRLALDSAHLFILAETNLDEILAAIASLQPAVVIVDSIQTVYRPEFESPPGSVSQVRECALALLTVAKNENITILLVGHVTKEGYLAGPKVLEHMVDTLLQFEGDRDHLFRILRSVKNRFGSTREIGVFEMKPNGLAEVANPSEIFLAQRKGDISGSVVICTLEGSRPLLVEVQALLTATHYGVPQRTANGIDARRLALLLAVLEKRIGLRVSTYDVFVNVAGGVRIEEPAADLGIVVSAASSLRNAVVDPTVVVIGEVGLGGEVRAVPQLEKRLSEAARLGFQHAVIPKYSAHGLPLPPGLTVVPVERVDDALARLL; encoded by the coding sequence ATGACTCGTCCGAAAAAAGAAAGCCGGCAGTACGTTTGCCAGAACTGCGGGCATCAAAGTTTGCGCTGGCTCGGCCGCTGCCCGGTATGCGGGGAATGGAACACATTGGTCGAAGAGCGCGTGCCGGCACCCGCCCAACGGGGGGCACGGCCTGCGGCGGGGGGGCGCAACCGGCCCCTGCCGTTGCGCGAGATTTCGCAGGATGATCCCGGCCGCATTCTCTGTCACAGCAACGAGCTGAACCGGGTGTTGGGCGGCGGGCTGGTGCCGGGTTCGCTGGTGTTGTTTGGCGGCGATCCGGGCATCGGCAAATCCACCCTGCTGCTGCAGGAGGCGGCGGCGCTGGCGTGTGAGAATTTCCGGGTCCTGTACGTGACCGGCGAGGAATCCGCCCGGCAAACCAAGATGCGTGCCCAGCGTTTGGCCCTGGATTCGGCACATCTCTTCATCTTGGCGGAAACCAACCTCGACGAAATTCTTGCCGCCATCGCCAGCCTGCAGCCGGCGGTGGTGATCGTCGATTCGATTCAGACCGTCTACCGTCCGGAATTCGAAAGCCCGCCCGGCAGCGTCAGCCAGGTGCGGGAATGCGCCCTGGCTTTACTGACCGTGGCCAAAAACGAGAACATCACGATCCTCCTCGTCGGCCACGTCACCAAGGAGGGCTATCTCGCCGGGCCCAAGGTGCTCGAGCACATGGTGGACACCCTGCTGCAATTCGAAGGCGACCGCGACCACCTGTTCCGCATCTTGCGCTCGGTCAAGAACCGCTTCGGCAGCACGCGCGAAATCGGCGTCTTCGAGATGAAACCGAACGGCCTGGCGGAGGTGGCCAATCCTTCCGAAATTTTTCTGGCGCAGCGCAAAGGTGACATCTCCGGCTCGGTGGTGATTTGCACCCTGGAAGGCTCGCGGCCGCTGCTGGTGGAGGTGCAGGCGCTGCTGACCGCCACCCACTACGGGGTGCCGCAACGCACGGCCAACGGCATCGATGCGCGCCGGCTGGCGTTGCTGCTCGCGGTGTTGGAGAAACGAATCGGCCTGCGGGTGAGCACTTACGATGTGTTTGTCAACGTGGCCGGGGGCGTACGCATCGAAGAGCCGGCGGCGGATCTTGGCATCGTGGTTTCCGCCGCCTCCTCGCTGCGCAATGCCGTGGTCGATCCCACGGTGGTGGTGATCGGTGAAGTGGGACTGGGCGGCGAGGTGCGCGCGGTGCCGCAGCTCGAGAAGCGCCTGAGCGAGGCGGCCAGGCTCGGCTTTCAGCACGCGGTGATCCCGAAATATTCCGCCCACGGGCTGCCCCTGCCGCCGGGGCTGACGGTGGTGCCGGTGGAGCGGGTGGATGATGCGCTGGCGCGGCTGCTGTGA